In the genome of Nocardioides sp. NBC_00368, the window GTCCACGGGGTAGGCGTTCCAGATCTCGGGTGGCTCCATATCGTCCCGCACCTGCACGCGGACGAGCTGACCGTCGACGACCCGCTCGAAGCGAATCTTGTCGCCGAGACGCGTCGGCGGACGGTCGGGGTCTGCGAGTGCGAGGTCTACCGCAGCGATGATCTGAACTGCGCTCCAGTCAGCGGGAAACTTCGACTTCCTGGGCCACTCCCGTTCGGACTCGGACGTGGCTTGGTGCCGCTCGAGGATGTGTGCGCTCATCCACGCTGAGATATGTGGGCGCTCCGACGGACGGAACGGCACAGTCGTGCCGTCCGCCATCGCCGGGTAGCTCCATCTCACGCACAGGAACGGTAGTCCGGACCACCGACATTCTCGGTCGCCCCGAGTTCAGTCGCGGTAAGCCGGTCATGCCGGCGTACGGGCGTCTCCACCTTCCCCCTCCTCACACGGAAGCAAGTGCTCGCAGCCGCGCGTCGCGCGGCCAGGCACCGGCCCAGACGAGGACGGCGGTGGCGATGGCGAAGACGGTGTTGAAGGCGGGCTGCCCGAAGACCAGGTTCACGGTGACCGCGCCGCCGAGGTAGGCGGTGATCAGGACCGTTCCCATGGCCCGGGTGGCCGGCACGTGGTACGCGACCAGCGACAGGCCGAGAACGACGCCACAGACCACCGGGAACCAGCCCGGCGCGCCGATCTTGTCGTTGAAGTCCATGACCGGCTCGACCCGCAGCAGGTGCGTCACGATGTCGAAGCCGAGGAACAGGGTGACCAGGACGGTGATGACCCAGCCGGCTCGTTGTGCGTTGGTGCTCATCTCGATCTCCTCGGAGGTGGGTGGTGATGCTCTTACCCATCCGTCGAGCGTGCACCGGCGATCTCGACATCGCCTCTCGCTATTTCTCTGCGGTCATTTCTTCAGGGCCGCGGCGGCGACCTTCAGATCGGCGACCAGGCCGTCGTACGTCGCCTGCCGCTCGTCCTCCGCCCGAAGAACGGCGGAGGGGTGGGGGGTCGCCAGGACCCAGGGGTCGAGGGTCGCCGACGCGATGGCCTCGGGCCACTCGAGGAGGTGGCCGCGGGCCTCACCGACGCGGAATGAGGAGCCGAACAGTGCCTTGCCGGCGGTGCCGCCGAGCAGGACGACGCCGGTGGGACGTACCAGAGCCAGCTCGGCGGCCAGCCACGGAGCGCAGGCGCCGACCTGCTTGCTGGTGGGCGACTGATGGATGCGGCGCTTGCCCGAGAGGCGGTGGCGGAAGTGCTTGACCACGTTCGTCGTGTACGCCGCCTCCGGATCGATCCCGGCATCAGCGAGCGCCTCGTGGAGGATGCCGCCGGCGGGGCCTACGAACGGCTCGCCCTCGCGGTCCTCCCGGTCACCCGGCTGCTCACCGAGGAGCATCAACGGAGCCGGCGTGGGCCCCTGGCCCATCACGCCCTGGGTGGTGTCGCGGTAGAGCTCGCAGCCACGGCACTTCTGCACGGCGCTGCGCAGGTCGGACAGCGTCGGTGACTCCGGCACCCACTCTGCAGCGCTCACGAGACTCACGAGCTCAGCGGGTCGTGGCCGACGTTCATCAGCCGGCGCCGCCAGTGCGCGTCGCCCGCGGTCGGCTCCCACTGGCCGGTGTCGCCACCGCGCAGGTCGGTGACCTTGTCGACCACCCGGTGCATCACGTCCACGTCGTCAGGGGTGAGATCGGAGCGGCGCTTGCCCAGGATGTCGGCCACCCGGTGACCGAGCGCACTGCCGGCCCGGTCCGGTTCGGTCTCGGTCGTCTCCCCCGCCCCCTGCACGGCGAGCCACTGCCGCAGGTCGCGCGAGGTCATGTTCACCGCACGGTGGAAGTTCTCCCAGAGCCTGTCGTCGACGATCGTCTCGGCCATGTCGTGCCTCCTTCGAGCTTGTTCACCGTCCCGGTACCCTCCCGAGCGACTGTGAACTCCCGCAGGCGCCGCACTTTCCCGCCATGGCGGGAAAGTGGCCGTGCTTCCGCGTCGGTGAGCCAGCAGATCCCCGCCATGGCGGGAAAATGCCGCGCCTCGCGTCACCCCAGGAGAGCCTGGGCCTCCGGAGAGTCGTAGAAGCTCGACAGCCGACGACGGACCAGCTGCTCGAGGACACCGGCCTCGGCGAGCGCCTCGATGACCGGCGGCCCGAAACGGAGGGCCTCCTCGATCAGGTCGTCGCGGCCCAGGCCCCACTCCTCCAGGAGCCGGTCGAGGGTGAAGCTCCCGTAGGTGTCGAAGAAGAAGTCGACCCCCGTGTCGACCAGGGCCTGCAGATACTCGGAGTCCCGGATGTCGAGCCAGACCTGGTAGAGCCCGACGAAGAGCGCGACCAGCTGCTCGTCGTCGACCAGGTCGGCGATCTCGCGCACCGGACGGGTCGCCAGCGCGTCCCAGACCTCCAGCAGCGCGTCGTGCACCTCCTCGTCGGTCACCGAGCTGGCCGCGGTGTCGGACAGATAGCCGAGGAGCGCCCCGGCTCCCCGCTCGGCGAGCTCGCGGGCGCTCTGGTCGACGGCGGCGCCGACCGGCGTACCCTTCACCGTGTCCGCCATCCGGCCCGCAACACGCTCGGCGATCGAGAAGCCGAAGGAGCCGCCCGGAAGGTTGTCGGCGAGCCGACGACCGGTGTCAACGGCCCCCCGGGCCGTGCCGCGCACCAAGGTGCCGACGCCGGCCTGGATCCCGGAGTTCTCGGCCAGGCTGCGCAGGACCTGCTGGCGCAGCGTACGCATCTCGACGAGGGCGTCGACCAGCTCGGCGATCCGCGGCCGGCTGACCACCTTGCCCAGCTGGGTGTCGTTGGCGGGGTGCGCCCTCAGTCTCGTCGCGAGCGCACCGGCGACCTCCGGGATCGCGCCCGGGAGCCGGAAGGTGCTGACGTACTTCAGCGCGACCTCCTTGATCAGGTCGCGCGGCATCACCTGATCGAGCGTCAGCTCACTGGCAGCGCGCAGCGCGAAGTCGATCTCGCCGGTGACGAGATCGAGAAAACGTACGCCACGGATCGCCGCCATCTCGTGGGCGACATGGGCGTCGAGGAGTCGTCGAGCGAGGTCCGGCTCAGTCATGGTGGACATTGTCCACGGCCGAGACCGCTCGACGACTCATTCCCACTCGATGGTGCCCGGCGGCTTCGAGGTGATGTCGACGGTGACCCGGTTGATCTCGCTCACCTCGTTGGTGATCCGGGTGGAGATGCGCTCCATGACGTCGTAGGGCAGTCGGGCCCAGTCGGCGGTCATGGCGTCCTCGGAGGTCACCGGACGGAGCACGACGGGGTGGCCGTAGGTGCGGCCGTCGCCCTGGACGCCGACCGAGCGGACGTCGGCGAGCAGCACGACCGGCATCTGCCAGATGTCGCGGTCGAGACCAGCGCGGGTCATCTCCTCGCGGGCGATCGCGTCGGCCTCGCGGAGGATGTCGAGGCGCTCCTTGGTGACCTCGCCGATGATGCGGATGCCCAGACCGGGGCCGGGGAACGGCTGGCGCTGGACGATCTCGTCGGGCAGCCCGAGCTGGGAGCCGACCGCGCGCACCTCGTCCTTGAAGAGCTCTCGCAGCGGCTCGACCAGCTCGAACTCGAGGTCCTCGGGGAGACCGCCGACGTTGTGGTGGGACTTGATGTTGGAGGTGCCGGCACCGCCACCCGACTCGACGACGTCGGGGTAGAGGGTGCCCTGGACGAGGAAGGCGACCTTCTCGTCGGAGTCACCCAGGATCTCGACCTCGGCACGCTCGAAGCAGCGGATGAACTCACGCCCGATGATCTTGCGCTTCTCCTCCGGGTCGGTGACCCCGGCGAGCGCGTCGAGGAACTCCTTCTCGGCGTCGACGATCTTCAGCTCGGCGCCGGTGGACTCGCGGAACGCCTTCTCGATCGCGACCGACTCGTTCTTCCGCATCAGGCCGTGGTCGACGTAGACGCAGGTCAGCCGGTCACCGATCGCCTTGGCGACGATGGCGGCCGCGACCGCGGAGTCGACGCCGCCGGAGAGGGCGCAGATCGCGCGGTGGTCGCCGATCTGCTGGCGGACCCGCTCGATCTGGTCCTCGGCGATGTTGCCGATCGTCCACGTCTGACGACACTGCGCTATGTCCCACAGGAAGTGCTCGAGCACCTGCTGCCCGTGCTCGGAGTGGAGCACCTCGGGGTGCCACTGCACGCCCGCCAGCTGCTTGTCGACGTTCTCGAAGGCCGCGACCGGGGTGTCCGCGGTGCTCGCGAGCACGGTGAAGCCTTCGGGCGCCTCGGAGACCGAGTCGCCGTGGGACATCCACACGTTGTGGGCCGGCGGGATGTCCTTGAGCAGGATGCCAGGCACGCCGACGGTGACGGGCGTGCGGCCGTACTCCCGGGCGCCGTTGTCATCGACGGTCCCGCCCAGACCCTGGGCCATCAGCTGGAACCCGTAGCACATCCCGAACACCGGGGTGCCCGCGGTGAACAGGCTGTTGTCGATGGCGGGAGCCCCCTCGGCGTACACGCTCGAGGGGCCGCCGGAGAGGATGATCGCCTTCGGGTTCTTGGCGAGCATCTCCTCGACCGGCATCGAGTGAGGCACGATCTCGGAGTAGACCTTCGCCTCGCGGACGCGGCGGGCGATCAGCTGCGCATACTGCGCGCCGAAGTCCACCACGAGAACCAGATCGTGCTCTTCCGCCCCAGGAGCCTGCGTCATGCACGAATCCTAACGACGGGTCGCGCCACGAGCCGAATCAGCCTTGCTCAGGCCCGACCTGCCTCCCGCGACTCAGGTCTCGACACGCGGCTCGCTTGAAAATGCACCAGGGCCCGGCCGGGGAGGGAGGTGGCCGGGCCCTGATTGCCCGAGGCATCACTGTCCCGGACTGAAGACCCGGCATGTATTAGGGAGGGAGCAATCCCGGGTCTGATCACTCCAACGAACCCTCTTAACCACGGTTACGGGTCAACTAAAAACTTCCTGCCAGAAAGTTCGTGCGCTGCCGGTGTCATTACGGCAACAGTCTGGTCACCGAACATCAACGATGGGCAGCTGCAGCGCGGCAGGCGCCGTGGCCGGCACCGCAGGGGCGGCCGGCCGGACCGGCTGTATCCGCGCGTACGCGGCGCCCAGCTCCGGACGCGGGTCGGCCTGGTCCTTGTTGGGCCAGAACGCCATCGCCCGCTCGGCCTGCGCGGTGATCGTCAGCGACGGGTTCACGCCCAGGTTGGCGGAGATCGCGGAGCCGTCGACGACGTGCAGGCCCTGGTAGCCGTAGAGCCGCTGGTAGGGGTCGATGACACCGGTCTCCACCGAGTCGCCGATCGTGCAGCCACCGATGAAGTGGGCGGTCATCGGCTTGTTGAACGGCTCGCCGATCGTGCCGCCCGCATACCCCGGCTTCTCACCCGAGCTCATCACCCCGGCCATCTTCCGCACGGCGTCGAGGCCGGCCGGGATCCAGGTCGGGTTGGGCTTGCCGTGACCCTGCCTCGACGACATCCGCCATCCGAAGATCGTGCGCTTCGGGAAGGTCGTGATCGAGTTGTCGAGCGCCTGCATGACCAGCGCGATGACGGTGCGCTCGGACCAGTGCTTGAAGTCGTAGAACGTACGCAGCGACCGCCGCTGCAGCCACATCTCCTTGAGCCAGCGCTGGAACCGCCGGGGACCACCTTCGGTGAGCACCGTCTGCATCGCCGCGATCGCGTTGCTGCCGTGCCCGTAGCGGACCGGCTCGATGTGCGTGTGCTCGTCGGGGTGCCACGAGGAGGTGATCGCCACGCCCTCGGTGTAGTCGATGGCCGTGTCGGGCGCGATCGCGCCGAGGATCGACTCCGAGTTGGTGCGGGTCAGCTCGCCGAGACGGTCGGAGATCTGCGGCAGGTCGCCGGTGCGCTTGAGCTTGTGGAGCAGCTTCTGGGTGCCGAGCGAGGCCGCCGAGAAGATCACCTGGTCGGCGGTGAACCGCTTCGTCCGGCCCAGCCCCAGCTTGGCCTTGGTGGAACGGGTCTCGACGACGTACCCGGTTCCGGTCTTGGCGGGGTAGACGCGGGTCACCGTGGTCAGCGGGTGCACCTCGGCGCCGTTCTTCTCGGCCAGGTAGAGGTAGTTCTTGACCAGGGTGTTCTTCGCGTTGTGGCGACAGCCGGTCATGCACTCGCCGCAGTTCGTGCACGTACGCCGGTCGGGGCCCTCCCCTCCGAAGTAGGGGTCCGCGACCTCCTGCCCTTCCACCTGGCCAGGGCCTCCGAAGAAGACGCCGACCGGCGCCTTGTGGAAGGTGTCACCGCGCCCGGCCTCGGCCGCGACCTTCTGCATGACCTCGTCGGCGGGGGTCAGGTGCGGGTAGAGGGTGACGCCGAGCATCCGCTTGGCCTGCTCGTAGTAGGGAGCGAGCTCGTCCTTCCAGTCGGTGATGTGGCTCCAGGAAGGGTCCTCGTAGAACGGGTCGAGCGGCTCGTAGAGGGTGTTGGCGTAGACCAGCGACCCGCCGCCGACCCCGGCACCGGCCATGATCACGGCGTCCTTGACCATGTCGATGCGCTGGATGCCGTAGCAGCCGATCGCCGGCGCCCAGAGGTACTTGCGCAGGTCGAAGGAGGTGGTGGGCAGCTCGTCGTCGCTGAACCGGCGACCGGCCTCGATCACCCCGACCTTGTAGCCCTTCTCGGTCAGCCGCAGCGCGGAGACCGATCCTCCGAAGCCCGACCCGACGACGAGGACGTCGTAGTGACTCCCGCTCATGCCCGGCCCAGCGACTTCAGCACGCGCAGCGAGGCGGTCATGAACTTGGCGTACGCCTGGTCGCTCATCCCGAACTGCGGGGCGAAGCGTAGGACGGCCTGAGAGGCGACCGACTGGGTCTCGGTGTAGCGCAGGATGCCCTCGACACCCTGGCGACGACCCTGGCCGGACTCGCGCATGCCGCCCATCGGGGCATCGATGCTCGCGAAGGTGGCGCCGAAGGCCTCGTTGATGTTGATCGTGCCGCACTTGATCTGGCGGGCGATGCGACGGGCGCGGGCGGTGTCGCGGCTGTAGATCGAGCCGTTGAGGCCGTACTCGCCGTCGTTGGCGCGCTCGATCGCCTCCTCCTCGCTGTGGAAGCGGTAGATCGAGACGACCGGGCCGAAGGTCTCGTTGCCGAAGCAGGTCATCTCCGGGGTGACGCCCTCGAGGATGGTCGGCTCGAAGAAGAACGGCGCCAGGTCGGGGCGGGCCTTGCCGCCGGTGAGCACCCGCGCACCCTTGGAGACGGCGTCCTCGACGTGGGCGGTCGCGGTGTCGACCTGGGCCTGCGAGATCAGCGTGCCCATGTCGTTCTCCCACCCGAGGGTGGCGCCGAGGGTCATCGCCTGGGTGCGGGCGACGAAGCGCTCCACGAACCGGTCGTAGACCTGGTCGTCGACGAAGAGCCGCTCGACGCTCACGCACAGCTGGCCGGAGTTGGAGAAGACCGCGCGGGTCGCGCCCTCGGCCGCCTTCTCGATGTCGGCGTCCTTCAGGATCAGCATCGGGTTCTTGCCGCCGAGCTCGAGGCTGGCGCCGATCAGGCGCTCCGCG includes:
- a CDS encoding EndoU domain-containing protein, translated to MSAHILERHQATSESEREWPRKSKFPADWSAVQIIAAVDLALADPDRPPTRLGDKIRFERVVDGQLVRVQVRDDMEPPEIWNAYPVDSEG
- a CDS encoding DoxX family protein, coding for MSTNAQRAGWVITVLVTLFLGFDIVTHLLRVEPVMDFNDKIGAPGWFPVVCGVVLGLSLVAYHVPATRAMGTVLITAYLGGAVTVNLVFGQPAFNTVFAIATAVLVWAGAWPRDARLRALASV
- a CDS encoding UdgX family uracil-DNA binding protein (This protein belongs to the uracil DNA glycosylase superfamily, members of which act in excision repair of DNA. However, it belongs more specifically to UdgX branch, whose founding member was found to bind uracil in DNA (where it does not belong), without cleaving it, appears to promote DNA repair by a pathway involving RecA, rather than base excision.); protein product: MSAAEWVPESPTLSDLRSAVQKCRGCELYRDTTQGVMGQGPTPAPLMLLGEQPGDREDREGEPFVGPAGGILHEALADAGIDPEAAYTTNVVKHFRHRLSGKRRIHQSPTSKQVGACAPWLAAELALVRPTGVVLLGGTAGKALFGSSFRVGEARGHLLEWPEAIASATLDPWVLATPHPSAVLRAEDERQATYDGLVADLKVAAAALKK
- a CDS encoding DUF3140 domain-containing protein produces the protein MAETIVDDRLWENFHRAVNMTSRDLRQWLAVQGAGETTETEPDRAGSALGHRVADILGKRRSDLTPDDVDVMHRVVDKVTDLRGGDTGQWEPTAGDAHWRRRLMNVGHDPLSS
- the guaA gene encoding glutamine-hydrolyzing GMP synthase, producing MTQAPGAEEHDLVLVVDFGAQYAQLIARRVREAKVYSEIVPHSMPVEEMLAKNPKAIILSGGPSSVYAEGAPAIDNSLFTAGTPVFGMCYGFQLMAQGLGGTVDDNGAREYGRTPVTVGVPGILLKDIPPAHNVWMSHGDSVSEAPEGFTVLASTADTPVAAFENVDKQLAGVQWHPEVLHSEHGQQVLEHFLWDIAQCRQTWTIGNIAEDQIERVRQQIGDHRAICALSGGVDSAVAAAIVAKAIGDRLTCVYVDHGLMRKNESVAIEKAFRESTGAELKIVDAEKEFLDALAGVTDPEEKRKIIGREFIRCFERAEVEILGDSDEKVAFLVQGTLYPDVVESGGGAGTSNIKSHHNVGGLPEDLEFELVEPLRELFKDEVRAVGSQLGLPDEIVQRQPFPGPGLGIRIIGEVTKERLDILREADAIAREEMTRAGLDRDIWQMPVVLLADVRSVGVQGDGRTYGHPVVLRPVTSEDAMTADWARLPYDVMERISTRITNEVSEINRVTVDITSKPPGTIEWE
- a CDS encoding GMC family oxidoreductase, giving the protein MSGSHYDVLVVGSGFGGSVSALRLTEKGYKVGVIEAGRRFSDDELPTTSFDLRKYLWAPAIGCYGIQRIDMVKDAVIMAGAGVGGGSLVYANTLYEPLDPFYEDPSWSHITDWKDELAPYYEQAKRMLGVTLYPHLTPADEVMQKVAAEAGRGDTFHKAPVGVFFGGPGQVEGQEVADPYFGGEGPDRRTCTNCGECMTGCRHNAKNTLVKNYLYLAEKNGAEVHPLTTVTRVYPAKTGTGYVVETRSTKAKLGLGRTKRFTADQVIFSAASLGTQKLLHKLKRTGDLPQISDRLGELTRTNSESILGAIAPDTAIDYTEGVAITSSWHPDEHTHIEPVRYGHGSNAIAAMQTVLTEGGPRRFQRWLKEMWLQRRSLRTFYDFKHWSERTVIALVMQALDNSITTFPKRTIFGWRMSSRQGHGKPNPTWIPAGLDAVRKMAGVMSSGEKPGYAGGTIGEPFNKPMTAHFIGGCTIGDSVETGVIDPYQRLYGYQGLHVVDGSAISANLGVNPSLTITAQAERAMAFWPNKDQADPRPELGAAYARIQPVRPAAPAVPATAPAALQLPIVDVR
- a CDS encoding succinic semialdehyde dehydrogenase; translated protein: MSASNPTSSGGPIVEGPLDPEHDAMASLALEPDYVSRLTGRIVATTGESREVISPLNGAPLAHIPQSSDDDVAGAFAKAWVAQEKWAATPVAERERILMRLHDLVLDRQDEILDLIVLESGKARKHAFDEPLHIALTARYYGRRSSKILDTERKLGVIPVLTRVELNHVPKGVVGIISPWNYPFTMALCDGLAAIAAGNAVVIKPDSQTMLSALLGAELLEEAGLPENLWTVVSGPGSKVGTSIIQRADYVCFTGSTNTGKIVAKQAAERLIGASLELGGKNPMLILKDADIEKAAEGATRAVFSNSGQLCVSVERLFVDDQVYDRFVERFVARTQAMTLGATLGWENDMGTLISQAQVDTATAHVEDAVSKGARVLTGGKARPDLAPFFFEPTILEGVTPEMTCFGNETFGPVVSIYRFHSEEEAIERANDGEYGLNGSIYSRDTARARRIARQIKCGTININEAFGATFASIDAPMGGMRESGQGRRQGVEGILRYTETQSVASQAVLRFAPQFGMSDQAYAKFMTASLRVLKSLGRA